From Algoriphagus sp. NG3, the proteins below share one genomic window:
- a CDS encoding PKD domain-containing protein — MSSWQMAMGQNSTIGTEFWVGFMENLEEDGRYSDVVLIITANEKTSGVIEYLGRSSSFDLNTGQQHEFRVNSGNLNLVHRTSGKVENKGIFIKATGKIAVHAFNEMFRTTDGTVVLPVGGLGKDYYITSHQEVSPFPSTLLVVASEDNTKIEITTSVNSVSGNRAGVPSTIVLNRGQSYQVKADKDLTGSRVRIVDDNENDCKKIAVFGGSMCTWVGDCEACDNLFQQAYPVSSWGKHFVHIALKERTSGELVKVLASEDGTEVSLNGIPQGTIHKGKFLTINFRADESGKIETSKPSSVTVFSRGVGCNDYDIPELANFGDPFMITYSPIEQFLKDLVFNSFQMANISNHYVNIVVKTGTQHKTALDGGNIEEFFEPLPGDTDFQIARIRVSGGVHHLTNPDGFAAYVYGFGFRESYGYAAGAALGNLDIDIQSEYEFEVIGDKVACLDQEGEWSISTSASDFTYSVWDFGDGSPSQTGQHASHTFTRPGKYMISVTASTGSCEEGDEATFEVEVMNPEAELVGQTTVCPNIEEVMYRLVDKQDIIDTKFEAIGGEILESYLDSVLVRWGPTNPDAKLIMTPYTENGCPGRPVELEVKIDSDLQALRPIGPEEVCFDPGLIHTYSVEAHVQGRAYEWTVTGGKLVSGQGSHEIQVIWDQPGIQAGISYTVYGTENPSCAGISPEITIKVAEPLANPQVTNVACASESSGTIELNLLGDHGPYTYEWQHDPNLDGPIAENLSAGFYSVTIRNQKGCSQVIKAIEVSETVPLIRMPTGFDSRQAPGIYKGVSHCKVSFELWIYDRWGALVYYGDTGWDGRINGKEAPFGSYVYRVNYYYTLDKKTQREEKKGTFVLVR, encoded by the coding sequence ATGAGCTCGTGGCAGATGGCCATGGGGCAGAATTCGACTATTGGTACGGAATTTTGGGTCGGATTCATGGAGAATCTTGAGGAAGATGGTCGTTACAGTGACGTTGTCCTAATCATAACAGCTAATGAAAAGACTTCAGGGGTGATAGAATACCTCGGTCGCTCATCGTCGTTTGATTTGAATACAGGCCAACAGCATGAATTCCGGGTGAATTCAGGTAATCTTAACCTGGTGCACAGAACTTCAGGGAAGGTGGAAAACAAAGGTATTTTTATCAAAGCAACCGGAAAAATTGCGGTCCATGCTTTCAACGAAATGTTCAGAACTACTGATGGTACAGTGGTTTTGCCCGTTGGGGGTTTGGGAAAAGATTATTACATCACCTCTCATCAGGAAGTCAGTCCCTTTCCCAGTACCTTACTGGTGGTGGCCTCAGAGGACAATACCAAAATAGAAATCACCACTTCGGTAAATTCAGTCAGTGGCAACAGAGCCGGGGTGCCGTCTACTATTGTACTTAACCGTGGGCAAAGTTATCAGGTCAAAGCAGATAAAGATTTGACAGGTTCCCGGGTACGGATAGTAGATGATAATGAAAACGACTGTAAAAAAATTGCTGTATTTGGAGGAAGCATGTGTACTTGGGTGGGAGATTGTGAGGCATGTGACAATCTTTTCCAGCAAGCATATCCAGTCAGTTCCTGGGGCAAACACTTCGTACATATCGCATTGAAAGAGAGGACATCAGGAGAGTTGGTTAAAGTACTGGCTTCGGAGGACGGCACTGAAGTCAGTCTTAATGGAATACCTCAAGGGACCATTCACAAGGGGAAATTTCTGACAATCAATTTTCGTGCGGACGAATCGGGAAAAATTGAAACATCGAAACCCTCATCTGTCACCGTATTTTCGAGAGGTGTGGGATGTAATGATTACGACATTCCGGAGCTTGCCAATTTCGGAGACCCTTTTATGATCACCTACAGTCCGATTGAGCAATTTCTAAAAGACCTGGTTTTCAATTCCTTTCAAATGGCTAACATTAGCAACCATTATGTCAACATAGTAGTGAAAACCGGTACACAGCACAAGACGGCTCTGGATGGTGGCAACATCGAAGAATTTTTTGAACCATTGCCTGGCGATACCGATTTTCAGATTGCCAGGATCAGGGTATCAGGAGGTGTGCACCATTTGACCAACCCGGATGGCTTTGCCGCATATGTTTATGGTTTTGGATTCCGGGAGTCTTATGGCTATGCTGCCGGGGCAGCATTGGGTAATCTGGACATCGATATCCAATCAGAATATGAATTTGAAGTAATTGGCGACAAAGTGGCCTGTCTTGATCAGGAAGGGGAATGGAGCATCAGTACCAGCGCTTCCGATTTTACGTATTCTGTTTGGGACTTTGGAGACGGTAGTCCCTCCCAAACAGGTCAACATGCCTCTCATACTTTTACCAGACCTGGCAAGTATATGATCAGTGTCACCGCATCCACCGGTTCCTGTGAAGAAGGGGATGAGGCCACATTTGAAGTGGAAGTTATGAACCCAGAAGCCGAATTGGTCGGGCAGACCACTGTATGTCCCAATATCGAGGAAGTAATGTACCGGTTGGTGGACAAGCAGGATATCATCGACACTAAATTTGAAGCTATTGGAGGGGAAATCCTGGAAAGCTACTTAGACTCTGTCTTGGTCAGGTGGGGTCCAACCAATCCCGATGCAAAGCTCATCATGACACCCTATACTGAAAATGGCTGCCCGGGTCGCCCAGTTGAATTGGAAGTGAAGATTGACTCCGATCTTCAGGCGCTAAGACCAATTGGTCCGGAGGAAGTGTGTTTTGACCCTGGACTGATCCACACTTACAGCGTTGAAGCCCACGTACAGGGAAGGGCGTATGAATGGACAGTTACCGGGGGTAAACTTGTTTCAGGACAGGGAAGCCATGAAATCCAAGTAATTTGGGACCAACCCGGAATACAAGCCGGAATTAGCTACACCGTTTATGGCACAGAAAATCCTTCTTGTGCGGGTATATCTCCTGAAATCACAATTAAAGTGGCTGAGCCATTGGCCAATCCGCAGGTTACAAACGTAGCCTGCGCCAGCGAATCCTCTGGGACAATCGAACTTAACCTACTTGGAGACCACGGTCCTTATACCTATGAATGGCAGCATGATCCCAACTTGGATGGCCCAATAGCAGAAAATTTATCAGCAGGATTTTACTCGGTCACGATCAGGAACCAAAAGGGGTGCAGCCAGGTCATCAAAGCCATTGAGGTGAGCGAAACCGTTCCCTTGATCAGGATGCCAACCGGCTTCGACTCTAGGCAAGCTCCGGGGATTTATAAAGGCGTATCCCATTGCAAGGTCAGTTTTGAACTATGGATATATGACCGTTGGGGAGCACTGGTTTATTACGGGGATACTGGCTGGGACGGCAGAATAAACGGGAAAGAGGCTCCCTTCGGATCTTATGTCTATAGGGTCAACTATTATTACACCCTGGATAAAAAAACACAGCGCGAGGAGAAAAAAGGCACTTTTGTACTTGTTCGCTAA
- a CDS encoding Fic/DOC family N-terminal domain-containing protein: MPYDGLLQSIINPEVLLSPLRTQEAVLSAKIEGCTQATLKEVLGYEAEKVQSSEKQGDIKEIITYRKALLSAKSRLDYSTQEKGQITVSGD, encoded by the coding sequence TTGCCCTATGACGGGCTACTTCAGTCTATCATCAATCCAGAAGTTTTGCTTTCACCTCTTCGCACTCAGGAAGCCGTTCTATCTGCCAAAATAGAAGGTTGTACACAGGCTACACTAAAAGAAGTGTTGGGATATGAGGCTGAAAAAGTACAATCTTCAGAAAAACAAGGGGATATTAAAGAGATTATTACTTATAGGAAAGCCTTATTGTCAGCAAAATCAAGACTTGACTACAGCACACAAGAAAAAGGACAGATAACTGTATCTGGTGACTAA
- the mnmE gene encoding tRNA uridine-5-carboxymethylaminomethyl(34) synthesis GTPase MnmE: MSFTLSEQNDTIIALATPQGVGAIAVIRLSGKEAISLTNEVFFGKNLEKQESHTIHFGTIRDGDKIIDEVLVSLFIAPKSFTKENVVEISTHGSSYIINQVLKLFIRKGARPAKPGEFTQRAFLNGQFDLAQAEAVADLIHADSETSHQAALSQMRGGFSSEIQELRTKLIHFASMIELELDFGEEDVEFASREELRTLVERLLRVVEELILSFDLGNVIKNGVPTVIAGKPNAGKSTLLNALLNEEKAIVSEIAGTTRDFIEDEINIGGVIFRFIDTAGLRETTDTIEAIGVSRTQEKMKSASLILYLFDLGDTDLVEINRDVNKLENQGVPFLKVANKIDKANSLLVNELKENHPDTIFISAGQKDNLEELKSRILVLVNLDKFRTGNTVVTNVRHYDSLVKTRESLLDILGGLDNEVTNDFVAMDIRRSLHFLGEITGEITTDDLLENIFRNFCIGK; the protein is encoded by the coding sequence ATGAGCTTTACCCTTTCAGAGCAGAATGACACCATCATAGCCTTAGCTACACCACAAGGTGTTGGAGCTATTGCTGTAATAAGGCTTTCCGGTAAGGAAGCCATAAGCCTCACCAATGAGGTCTTTTTTGGAAAAAACCTGGAAAAGCAGGAATCCCACACGATTCACTTTGGCACGATCCGAGACGGTGATAAGATTATCGATGAAGTACTGGTATCGCTTTTCATCGCTCCCAAATCATTTACTAAAGAAAATGTAGTGGAGATCTCTACGCACGGCTCTTCCTATATCATCAATCAGGTACTCAAACTATTTATCCGAAAAGGAGCCCGCCCGGCAAAACCGGGAGAATTCACTCAGCGTGCCTTCCTTAATGGGCAGTTTGATTTAGCACAAGCAGAAGCGGTTGCTGATTTGATTCACGCGGATTCTGAGACTTCGCACCAGGCAGCACTCAGCCAAATGCGTGGGGGATTCAGTAGTGAAATCCAAGAACTTAGAACCAAGCTGATCCATTTTGCTTCAATGATAGAACTGGAGCTGGACTTCGGTGAAGAAGACGTGGAATTTGCAAGCCGGGAAGAATTGAGGACCCTTGTAGAGCGGCTTTTACGGGTAGTGGAAGAATTGATCTTGAGTTTTGATTTGGGAAATGTGATCAAAAACGGTGTGCCCACCGTGATCGCAGGTAAACCAAATGCAGGGAAGTCTACCCTACTCAATGCACTGCTCAATGAGGAAAAAGCCATAGTCTCTGAGATCGCAGGAACTACCCGGGATTTTATAGAGGATGAAATCAATATAGGTGGAGTGATTTTCCGCTTCATCGACACGGCCGGACTACGGGAAACCACCGACACCATCGAGGCCATCGGAGTAAGCCGAACCCAGGAGAAAATGAAGTCAGCCTCTCTGATTTTATATCTTTTTGATTTGGGAGATACAGACTTGGTGGAGATCAATCGGGATGTCAATAAGCTGGAAAATCAAGGGGTACCTTTTCTTAAAGTTGCCAATAAGATAGATAAGGCTAATTCACTTTTGGTTAATGAATTAAAGGAAAATCATCCTGATACTATTTTTATCTCTGCAGGTCAGAAAGACAACCTCGAAGAACTCAAATCTAGGATTTTGGTATTGGTCAATCTTGATAAATTCAGGACAGGAAATACAGTAGTGACCAATGTGCGTCATTACGATTCCTTAGTCAAAACCCGAGAGTCATTATTGGATATTCTAGGCGGACTGGACAATGAAGTGACCAATGATTTTGTGGCGATGGATATCCGCCGCTCTCTTCATTTCCTTGGGGAGATTACTGGAGAGATTACTACGGATGATCTGCTGGAGAATATTTTTCGGAATTTTTGCATCGGGAAGTAA
- a CDS encoding thioredoxin family protein: MKKIVIIGLILVIAQFAQAQEKIEWLKFEEAVAASEASPKMLLVDVYTDWCGWCKKMDKETFTDPAVIKYINDQFYAVKMNAENNKRKFNFKGKEYTEAKMAATMRVQSYPNFVIIDPTLRNITQLPGYRQPAQFLEGLDQLVKNGIGAK; this comes from the coding sequence ATGAAAAAAATAGTAATCATAGGCTTAATTCTAGTAATAGCTCAATTTGCGCAAGCTCAGGAAAAAATAGAATGGCTAAAATTTGAGGAGGCTGTTGCCGCTTCTGAAGCCAGTCCCAAAATGCTTTTGGTGGATGTCTATACAGACTGGTGCGGATGGTGCAAGAAAATGGATAAGGAAACATTCACAGACCCTGCAGTGATCAAGTATATTAATGATCAGTTCTACGCCGTCAAAATGAATGCTGAAAACAACAAGCGGAAGTTTAACTTCAAAGGAAAGGAATATACCGAAGCGAAAATGGCCGCTACCATGCGTGTACAGTCCTATCCAAATTTTGTGATTATTGATCCAACTTTAAGGAATATCACCCAGCTTCCTGGCTACAGGCAGCCAGCTCAGTTTCTGGAAGGACTGGATCAACTTGTAAAAAATGGAATTGGAGCAAAATGA
- a CDS encoding metal ABC transporter permease, with amino-acid sequence MSFDQNAFLIIFTASLISISCGLLGVFMMLRKMSMTGDAISHAVLPGIVIGFFVSGSQRGLEVIIGAGLLGILATLIINWLKTKAKVQLDASIGITFTLLFSIGIILINMLAYRVDLDQECVLYGEIAYLPIDLWITSSGFSMGPRITYLSLLNLVLVCLFIVLLYKELKLTSFDESFGLVIGLPAGAINLALMSMVSYTTVSSFEAVGAILVVALLVVPPATAFLWTKKLSSLIKLTCVLGIFISIAGYYMAYLVDSSIAGMMVFVGGVVFLGSALLTRTKPNWIFGTSTSPKPLEN; translated from the coding sequence ATGAGCTTTGACCAAAACGCATTTCTGATCATTTTCACCGCATCCCTGATCTCCATATCCTGTGGACTTTTGGGGGTATTTATGATGCTCCGCAAAATGTCCATGACTGGCGATGCGATTTCCCATGCAGTGCTACCCGGCATAGTCATAGGTTTCTTTGTATCGGGAAGCCAGCGGGGTCTTGAGGTCATTATTGGTGCCGGCCTGCTCGGCATACTGGCAACCTTAATCATCAACTGGCTCAAAACAAAAGCTAAAGTGCAGCTAGACGCATCTATAGGAATCACATTTACCTTGCTTTTTTCCATAGGAATAATTCTCATTAATATGCTTGCTTATAGAGTGGATCTGGATCAGGAATGTGTGCTGTATGGAGAAATAGCCTACCTGCCGATTGATCTGTGGATCACAAGCTCCGGTTTTAGTATGGGACCACGAATCACGTACCTGTCATTGTTGAATTTGGTTTTGGTATGCTTATTTATAGTACTGCTGTACAAAGAGCTAAAGCTTACGAGTTTTGACGAAAGCTTCGGACTGGTAATCGGTCTTCCTGCAGGAGCTATCAACCTAGCGCTGATGAGTATGGTATCCTACACTACGGTAAGCAGCTTCGAGGCAGTCGGTGCTATCTTGGTGGTAGCGCTACTTGTGGTTCCCCCAGCTACGGCTTTTCTATGGACCAAAAAATTGAGCTCCCTGATCAAACTTACCTGCGTGTTGGGAATATTTATTTCCATAGCTGGATATTACATGGCATATTTGGTGGATAGTTCCATAGCGGGGATGATGGTATTCGTGGGAGGAGTTGTATTCCTGGGAAGCGCCCTACTCACACGCACCAAGCCAAACTGGATATTCGGAACTTCCACTAGTCCAAAGCCGTTGGAGAATTGA
- a CDS encoding iron chelate uptake ABC transporter family permease subunit yields MSDFVYFFTFQDSSIAFVVLGITLLGIGSAYVGTYSFLDKKALLGDAISHAVLPGICLGFILAGEKNPVYIVTGAFLSGALATFLTSWLKSNTRLSDDAIIASILSIFFGFGIVLLTVIQKSGNPEMAGLNQFIFGNAIAILEEDLYIYGGLALLIIITLTAFRKEFSMLVFNADFGKSIGYPMGTIRLVFNVLMILAVVIGIQAIGVVLMAALLITPGAAARFWTDKLGRLLLIAGFFSAVSGIAGTYISFVIPQMPTGPWVVVSLSLLAIVSFLFAPRKGVVSRFIARKHYLKKTHQDHLLKLIYHGLESGKMSFPIEEIYQSFSFPKRETQHSINELIKSSLISVNQGNISFTPKGKSEAKRIVRLHRLWELYLNEYMNIAPDHVHDSAEKLEHILTPELEALLENRLNYPKFDPHHETIPRDNDEL; encoded by the coding sequence ATGTCTGACTTTGTTTACTTCTTCACTTTTCAGGATAGCTCCATAGCGTTTGTAGTGCTGGGGATCACACTCTTGGGCATTGGGTCTGCCTATGTGGGTACGTACAGTTTTTTGGATAAAAAAGCGCTATTGGGAGATGCTATATCACATGCCGTATTGCCAGGAATCTGTCTGGGCTTTATACTGGCCGGGGAAAAGAATCCAGTCTACATAGTCACGGGCGCATTTCTATCCGGTGCACTGGCCACTTTTCTCACTTCTTGGCTTAAAAGCAACACGAGATTAAGCGACGATGCAATCATTGCTTCCATCCTCTCTATTTTCTTTGGATTCGGCATAGTGCTTTTGACAGTCATTCAAAAATCCGGCAATCCTGAAATGGCAGGTCTCAACCAATTTATTTTTGGCAATGCTATAGCTATTCTGGAAGAAGACCTTTACATCTACGGAGGGCTGGCACTGTTAATCATAATCACACTGACAGCATTCCGAAAGGAATTTTCCATGCTGGTATTCAATGCGGACTTTGGTAAATCGATCGGCTACCCCATGGGGACAATCCGGCTGGTTTTTAATGTGCTGATGATTTTGGCGGTAGTTATAGGGATACAGGCGATTGGCGTTGTCCTGATGGCGGCACTTTTGATCACTCCGGGTGCTGCCGCTAGGTTCTGGACGGATAAGCTCGGCCGACTCTTACTTATAGCTGGATTTTTTTCAGCCGTATCAGGCATCGCCGGCACCTATATTTCCTTTGTGATCCCGCAGATGCCTACCGGACCATGGGTGGTAGTAAGCCTCTCACTCCTTGCTATAGTTTCCTTTCTTTTCGCTCCAAGGAAAGGGGTGGTTTCTCGCTTTATTGCCAGAAAGCATTACCTGAAGAAAACCCATCAAGATCACCTATTGAAACTTATTTATCATGGACTTGAAAGTGGGAAAATGAGTTTCCCTATAGAAGAAATCTATCAGTCTTTTTCCTTCCCAAAAAGGGAAACACAACATAGCATTAATGAATTAATCAAATCCAGTCTTATTTCTGTAAATCAAGGAAATATATCATTTACACCAAAAGGAAAATCTGAAGCAAAGCGCATTGTAAGGCTACATAGGCTTTGGGAACTTTACCTCAATGAATACATGAATATCGCTCCTGACCATGTCCATGATTCTGCCGAAAAACTAGAGCATATCCTCACTCCTGAACTGGAAGCTTTACTGGAAAACAGGCTGAATTATCCAAAATTCGATCCTCACCACGAGACTATTCCCCGCGACAACGATGAGCTTTGA
- a CDS encoding metal ABC transporter ATP-binding protein, which yields MIINVESPVLEIHDLTVSYDQTPVLWNVDLSLPAGKLIGILGPNGAGKSTLIKAIMDLVPSTAGHVKLFDRELKEVRSRISYVPQRESVDWNFPASVLDVVMMGTYGKLGLFRRPGKKEKNVAMDCLEKVGMQSFVGRQISELSGGQQQRVFIARALAQEADLYLMDEPFAGVDMATETAIFQLLKEMTAAGKTVVVVHHDIHSAMNYFDWIIMLNLHLVASGPKADVMTEELLRKTYGGKLNLLTKVSDIIRQKDFNPLKS from the coding sequence ATGATCATAAATGTAGAATCGCCTGTTTTAGAAATACATGACCTTACCGTCAGCTACGACCAAACACCAGTGTTATGGAATGTTGACCTCAGTTTGCCTGCAGGAAAGCTGATTGGTATTCTTGGCCCCAACGGAGCAGGAAAGTCCACGCTCATTAAAGCCATCATGGATTTAGTCCCAAGTACTGCGGGTCACGTAAAACTTTTTGACCGGGAGTTAAAAGAGGTAAGAAGCCGTATCAGTTACGTTCCACAGCGGGAATCCGTGGACTGGAATTTCCCAGCATCGGTCCTGGATGTAGTGATGATGGGAACCTACGGCAAACTTGGCCTTTTTCGCAGACCCGGAAAGAAGGAAAAGAACGTAGCCATGGATTGCCTTGAAAAGGTAGGGATGCAGTCTTTCGTAGGCAGGCAGATATCGGAGCTCTCCGGGGGACAGCAGCAGCGCGTATTTATTGCCAGAGCGTTGGCACAGGAAGCAGATCTATACCTGATGGATGAGCCCTTTGCCGGAGTGGATATGGCGACAGAGACGGCCATTTTCCAATTGCTCAAGGAAATGACCGCCGCTGGAAAAACCGTAGTGGTAGTCCATCACGACATCCATTCTGCGATGAATTACTTCGACTGGATCATTATGCTGAACCTTCACCTGGTAGCTTCCGGACCAAAAGCAGATGTGATGACCGAAGAATTGCTTCGCAAGACTTACGGCGGAAAACTCAATCTCCTCACCAAGGTCAGTGATATTATAAGACAAAAAGACTTCAACCCTCTTAAAAGCTAG
- a CDS encoding metal ABC transporter solute-binding protein, Zn/Mn family, which yields MKKFLAIVSILLLSFSCKFENRHERERPMIVTTTSILADGIRNIVGEKAEVVSLMPAGVDPHLYKASVRDLDLLQNADLVIYHGLFLEGKMTEIFEKLAFKQDLINVSEKLPQDLLLRSGPEAHSVDPHIWFDVSLWSQALSHTTEEIIQWRPEWESAIRNNSNKYLAQLAILHQDTQDKIAELRKANQALITAHDAFSYFGKAYDLEVLGLQGLSTLSEPGLRDLTGLVSFIVERNIHAVFAEQTISPKAIEAVVAGCANQNHFIKLAGPLYTDSLGSVDTPAGTYIGMIETNVQVIFESLTL from the coding sequence ATGAAAAAATTCCTAGCAATAGTATCCATACTTCTACTTTCCTTTTCCTGCAAATTTGAAAATCGGCATGAAAGGGAAAGACCCATGATAGTCACTACTACAAGTATACTAGCAGATGGGATCAGAAATATTGTTGGAGAAAAAGCAGAGGTGGTTTCACTCATGCCCGCTGGTGTAGACCCTCATTTATATAAGGCTTCTGTTAGGGATCTGGACTTATTGCAAAACGCAGACTTAGTCATTTACCATGGACTCTTTCTAGAAGGTAAAATGACCGAGATTTTTGAAAAATTAGCTTTTAAGCAAGACCTGATCAATGTGTCGGAAAAACTACCCCAAGATTTACTCCTGCGATCAGGCCCTGAAGCCCATTCAGTCGATCCACATATCTGGTTTGACGTTTCTCTTTGGTCACAAGCACTCTCCCATACTACGGAGGAAATCATCCAGTGGAGACCTGAATGGGAGTCAGCTATCCGTAACAATAGCAATAAGTACTTGGCCCAACTGGCAATTTTGCATCAAGATACACAGGACAAGATAGCAGAGCTACGCAAAGCAAACCAAGCTCTGATCACCGCCCATGATGCCTTTTCTTATTTTGGAAAAGCCTATGACCTGGAAGTTCTGGGTCTTCAGGGCTTGTCCACACTCAGTGAACCGGGACTGAGAGACCTGACCGGCTTGGTGAGCTTTATTGTGGAGCGTAATATCCATGCGGTTTTTGCAGAGCAAACTATTTCCCCTAAAGCCATAGAAGCAGTAGTTGCGGGATGCGCCAACCAAAACCATTTCATTAAACTGGCCGGGCCACTTTATACCGACAGCCTGGGATCCGTGGATACTCCTGCCGGTACTTATATAGGAATGATTGAGACCAATGTGCAAGTAATCTTTGAAAGCCTCACGCTATGA
- a CDS encoding metal-dependent transcriptional regulator, which yields MNLTTAEENYLKAIYHLSDGATKSVSTNDVAAEMKTKPASVSDMLRKLGEKEMIEYRKYYGVNITEEGKKKALQTIRKHRLWEVFLVDKLQFAWDEVHEVAEELEHIQSPLLIQRLDAYLNFPKFDPHGDPIPDEYGDVRARPRLALNEMEVDQSGQIVAVKDSSAAFLKYLDKVGAYIGARIKILDKVEFDGSMEILVDQKKTLFMSKDVAANILAIQS from the coding sequence ATGAATCTGACTACGGCTGAAGAGAATTACCTAAAAGCTATCTATCATCTTTCCGACGGTGCCACCAAAAGCGTATCCACTAATGATGTGGCAGCTGAGATGAAAACCAAGCCCGCATCAGTATCCGATATGCTGAGGAAGCTGGGTGAAAAGGAGATGATAGAATACCGGAAATATTATGGGGTCAACATCACTGAAGAAGGCAAAAAGAAAGCGCTTCAGACTATCCGGAAACATAGGCTATGGGAAGTGTTTCTCGTGGATAAATTGCAGTTCGCCTGGGACGAAGTTCATGAGGTGGCAGAGGAGCTTGAACACATACAATCTCCCCTACTTATCCAGCGTCTGGATGCCTACTTGAACTTCCCGAAATTCGATCCGCACGGGGATCCCATTCCTGATGAATACGGGGACGTAAGAGCCAGGCCAAGACTGGCGCTGAACGAAATGGAAGTAGATCAATCCGGTCAGATCGTAGCGGTAAAAGACAGTTCGGCAGCCTTCCTCAAATACCTGGACAAAGTAGGCGCGTACATCGGAGCAAGGATCAAAATTTTGGACAAAGTGGAGTTTGACGGATCGATGGAAATTCTCGTCGACCAGAAGAAAACGCTTTTTATGTCCAAGGATGTCGCAGCAAATATTCTGGCAATTCAGTCATGA
- a CDS encoding glycosyltransferase, translated as MSEKSASLTPVLIASSLKPVKDTRAWGKLGSSLQKTGIFQVNFMGFSQNPQENCKDENLYPSFSSQPTLGKRVLSQVNFSRTLFKLRPKILIVCTYEYLSLATFFKRILGYKLIYDVQENYVKNLELNPTLSSATKRKTGKLIRLMEKVAKVDLYLLAEKCYAEEMPEKSPFLILENKYEGEIAPIAPFRIPRKNDYSFLISGTLTPAFGTLEAIHWFREILKKFPAAELKIIGHCPLADFQTTLQKACENTPQIQLQSSIFPVPHEQIIAAYPTVDFAILAYQNSAAVKDKIPTKLFESAALGLPVLVSPNPKWQEFIAPFSGGISIDFSDLDNALKHFEAALKLEYFTSLPGESVLWKSQHEKFITAITSL; from the coding sequence ATGAGTGAAAAATCAGCTTCCTTAACTCCAGTCTTGATTGCGTCAAGTTTGAAGCCCGTCAAAGATACACGAGCTTGGGGAAAGCTTGGCTCCTCACTGCAAAAAACAGGGATTTTTCAGGTAAATTTTATGGGATTTTCACAAAATCCTCAAGAAAATTGTAAAGATGAAAACCTTTATCCCTCATTTTCTTCTCAGCCTACCCTAGGAAAAAGAGTGCTTTCCCAAGTCAATTTTTCCCGCACGCTTTTTAAGCTGCGCCCAAAAATTCTCATTGTTTGCACCTACGAATACCTTTCTTTGGCTACCTTTTTTAAAAGGATTTTAGGCTATAAGCTAATCTATGATGTCCAGGAAAATTACGTGAAAAACCTGGAACTAAACCCAACTTTAAGCAGCGCAACCAAAAGGAAAACCGGCAAACTAATCCGCTTGATGGAAAAAGTAGCTAAGGTAGATTTATATCTCCTTGCCGAAAAATGCTATGCAGAAGAGATGCCCGAAAAATCTCCATTTCTGATTTTGGAAAATAAATACGAGGGTGAAATTGCTCCTATTGCTCCTTTCAGAATACCCCGAAAAAACGATTATTCTTTTTTGATTTCAGGCACCCTGACCCCGGCATTTGGCACACTGGAAGCTATCCACTGGTTCAGGGAAATACTCAAAAAATTCCCTGCTGCAGAGCTGAAAATTATTGGACATTGTCCCCTGGCAGACTTTCAGACTACCCTTCAAAAAGCCTGTGAAAACACACCTCAAATCCAACTTCAATCATCCATTTTTCCTGTCCCTCATGAGCAGATAATAGCAGCTTATCCGACGGTGGATTTTGCGATTTTAGCCTACCAAAACAGCGCTGCTGTTAAGGATAAAATCCCTACCAAACTGTTTGAATCTGCCGCCTTGGGACTGCCTGTTTTGGTCAGTCCTAATCCCAAATGGCAGGAATTTATAGCTCCATTTTCAGGAGGGATTTCCATAGATTTTTCGGATTTGGACAATGCTCTTAAGCATTTTGAAGCAGCCCTAAAACTTGAATATTTCACCAGTTTACCTGGAGAGTCAGTACTGTGGAAATCCCAACACGAGAAATTCATTACCGCAATTACCTCCTTGTAA